In Desulfovibrio sp. UIB00, the following are encoded in one genomic region:
- the fliM gene encoding flagellar motor switch protein FliM, which produces MNKVLAQDEVDALLRGLSGGEIENETETQEDDSGIVSFDLANQDRIIRGRMPVLEIVNDRFSRLCTNALSNSVRKRVELNPISIDMTKFGEFMRSLPVPTSINIFKMDPLRGNAIMVVDSRLVFALVENVFGGAGSQPKVEGREFTRIEQAVVDKIVKIALENMEESWRPVHDVKLELVRSEINPQFAAIVPPSDVVVVITFEVELDTALGSMIICLPYATIEPIRSKLHASFQTERLEVDHAWVARLKERLLETPVEMKVHFGRTTITGNQLLRMQVGDIIVLDTDHEDMLNCTVAGVTKYQGLPGTIKAMKAFQIIKENEPQYT; this is translated from the coding sequence ATGAATAAAGTTCTGGCGCAAGACGAAGTTGATGCCCTGCTGCGCGGGCTTTCCGGCGGGGAAATCGAAAACGAAACGGAAACGCAGGAAGACGATTCCGGTATTGTGTCCTTTGACCTTGCCAATCAGGATCGTATCATCCGTGGGCGCATGCCCGTACTTGAAATCGTTAATGACCGCTTTTCACGGCTTTGCACCAACGCCCTTTCCAACTCTGTGCGCAAGCGCGTGGAGCTGAACCCCATATCCATTGATATGACCAAGTTCGGCGAGTTTATGCGCTCGCTGCCGGTACCCACCTCCATCAATATTTTCAAAATGGATCCCCTGCGCGGCAATGCCATCATGGTTGTTGATTCGCGTCTGGTATTTGCCCTGGTGGAAAACGTGTTTGGCGGCGCCGGCTCCCAGCCCAAGGTTGAGGGCCGCGAATTCACGCGCATTGAACAGGCCGTGGTGGACAAGATTGTCAAAATCGCGCTGGAAAACATGGAAGAATCCTGGCGGCCAGTGCATGACGTAAAGCTTGAGCTTGTGCGCAGCGAAATCAATCCGCAGTTCGCCGCCATTGTGCCCCCCAGCGATGTTGTGGTGGTCATCACCTTTGAAGTCGAGCTGGATACGGCGCTCGGCTCCATGATCATCTGCCTGCCCTACGCCACCATTGAACCCATTCGTTCCAAACTGCATGCAAGCTTTCAGACCGAACGACTCGAAGTTGACCACGCATGGGTGGCGCGCCTTAAAGAGCGCCTGCTGGAAACTCCGGTGGAGATGAAGGTGCATTTTGGCCGCACCACCATCACGGGCAACCAGTTGCTGCGCATGCAGGTGGGCGACATAATCGTGCTGGATACCGATCACGAAGACATGCTCAACTGCACGGTCGCCGGAGTGACCAAGTATCAGGGCCTGCCCGGCACCATCAAGGCCATGAAGGCCTTTCAGATTATCAAGGAAAACGAGCCGCAATACACCTGA
- a CDS encoding ASKHA domain-containing protein produces MFVRLFSASDHAFADRDGVAPAAPVVTIAARPGQSLSQAIWLSGQVRPLPLCGGLGRCGRCRVRFVRHAPPCLPAEQDVFSAPQLEAGWRLACRRQVPDPEMAAAGGAAALDLELPPENLVLPKGAQATGHLPGHGITPPDLALAVDLGTTSLCWRALDMKGRAVAEGRALNPQAGAGADVMSRLAVARAPEGRAVLAGLARRQLLDIMDSLAQSGAGRVVRLCLAANTAMTDIFLDRDVEGLCAAPYRLTHSGDETLALPDFPPLYVPPLPAPFVGGDVSAGLAALLEADVPRPFVLADLGTNGELALVTETGQLWLTSVPLGPALEGIGPECGQLAGPGVVTGFTLIPMGLAAQFYEGASTDAEDTADAARHHVAPGAACPCPACQSVNAGQNPAGLAAGSAAGAGVASAGAVACGISATGYLSLLALLLRAGVLRNDGQFVVNPVMPLARKLSAGLEQPNAAEVPTESGLAKSGARLRLPHGLWLAAADVEALLQVKAAFALALDALLRAADIPAGKVAALCLAGTLGEYVRPDDLETLGFVPAALAPRIRAVGNTALDGAALLALHNNKIPPLARLCSEAVVLPLVDEPNFHTDYLRRMRFGV; encoded by the coding sequence ATGTTTGTACGTCTTTTTTCGGCCAGTGACCATGCCTTTGCAGACAGGGACGGCGTTGCTCCAGCCGCGCCAGTTGTAACTATTGCCGCAAGGCCGGGGCAAAGCCTTTCGCAGGCCATCTGGCTTTCTGGGCAGGTGCGCCCCTTGCCCCTGTGCGGCGGGCTTGGGCGTTGCGGGCGCTGCCGCGTGCGTTTTGTGCGCCATGCGCCGCCATGCCTGCCTGCGGAGCAGGACGTTTTTTCCGCCCCGCAACTGGAGGCTGGCTGGCGTCTGGCCTGCCGCCGTCAGGTGCCCGACCCAGAAATGGCTGCGGCGGGGGGCGCTGCCGCGCTTGATCTTGAGTTGCCGCCGGAGAATCTTGTTCTGCCTAAGGGAGCGCAAGCGACAGGGCATTTGCCCGGCCACGGCATAACGCCGCCGGATTTGGCGCTGGCTGTTGATCTTGGCACCACATCCCTCTGCTGGCGGGCGCTTGATATGAAGGGCCGGGCTGTGGCTGAGGGCCGCGCGCTCAATCCTCAGGCTGGAGCCGGGGCGGATGTCATGTCGCGCCTTGCCGTGGCGCGCGCGCCAGAAGGGCGCGCTGTGCTGGCCGGGCTTGCCCGGCGGCAACTGCTGGACATCATGGATTCGCTGGCGCAGTCGGGCGCGGGGCGGGTAGTGCGGTTGTGTCTGGCTGCCAACACTGCCATGACCGATATTTTTCTTGATCGCGATGTGGAGGGCCTGTGCGCAGCGCCGTACAGGCTGACGCACAGCGGCGATGAAACACTTGCGCTGCCGGATTTTCCACCTCTCTATGTCCCGCCCCTGCCCGCGCCCTTTGTGGGCGGCGACGTGAGCGCGGGGCTGGCCGCCCTGCTGGAGGCGGACGTTCCCCGGCCCTTTGTGCTGGCAGATCTTGGCACCAACGGCGAACTTGCCCTGGTAACCGAGACTGGACAGTTGTGGCTGACCAGCGTACCCCTTGGCCCGGCTCTGGAAGGTATTGGGCCTGAATGCGGCCAACTTGCTGGCCCCGGTGTGGTAACGGGCTTTACGCTCATTCCCATGGGGCTTGCCGCGCAGTTTTATGAAGGCGCGTCCACGGATGCAGAAGATACCGCAGATGCGGCGCGTCATCATGTTGCTCCGGGCGCTGCTTGCCCGTGCCCTGCCTGCCAGAGCGTTAACGCGGGGCAGAACCCTGCGGGGCTTGCAGCAGGTTCTGCGGCTGGCGCTGGAGTTGCTTCTGCGGGAGCTGTTGCGTGCGGCATAAGCGCCACTGGATACTTGTCCCTGCTGGCCTTGCTGCTGCGCGCGGGTGTCCTGCGCAATGACGGACAGTTTGTGGTAAATCCGGTCATGCCGCTGGCGCGCAAGCTGTCTGCCGGGCTGGAGCAGCCCAATGCGGCAGAAGTTCCTACGGAATCCGGCCTAGCCAAGTCAGGCGCGCGCCTGCGCCTGCCGCATGGCCTGTGGCTTGCCGCCGCTGATGTGGAGGCCCTGCTGCAGGTCAAGGCCGCCTTTGCGCTGGCGCTGGATGCGTTGCTGCGCGCGGCGGATATTCCTGCCGGCAAGGTCGCGGCATTGTGTCTGGCTGGTACGCTGGGCGAATATGTCAGGCCGGACGACCTTGAAACACTGGGCTTTGTTCCCGCTGCTCTTGCCCCGCGCATCCGCGCTGTGGGCAATACTGCGCTGGACGGAGCCGCGCTGCTTGCGCTGCACAACAATAAAATTCCGCCTTTGGCCCGCTTGTGCAGCGAGGCCGTGGTGCTTCCCCTTGTAGACGAACCGAATTTTCACACCGATTATCTGCGCCGTATGCGCTTTGGAGTATAA
- a CDS encoding small ribosomal subunit Rsm22 family protein, producing MSAKDDSFNDSDRRSRRSGEGNSQPRRQTPRRADDRPVRRDGADGRFAGRDDRNSGRQDDRRDNRRDGRASDRRDDRPGSRPNGRPGSRPSRGQDARRDGRREDPRDNRRDDRRPTDRPADRRDDRRQDGRSPNAPRDRYGRPAFRPEKREGDRDVAPSGQRNFERQNQRPVARSFELGAWPAARALFPPLSAETQRILDMLPEALTKVWPLNAGHKRSLPDDVAQLSRLLTTERAGLARPYWSSPASISAYLYYFLPWNLVRLTRLLASLPLADPRTVAPEGGEALLVDVGSGPLTLPLALWLARPEWRSAPVRVLALDTSSQPLELGKTLMEVLGELTGQPVWPVRVARAPLDQVVRQAAPLLSGGRARPWLVSAANVLNELRFGKKRSRGASAIEDEDEFDSLDAEGMDIDGNPAAGEADGEKPEGCREDRLDSFLESLSPLFDHADSRGPAPVGPSLLFVEPGTRLGGSTIMRLRQLAVDGGLTALAPCTHQADCPLLRGQGGRTWCHFTFGSEGAPLWLEDLSQASGLGKSGLSLSPLLLAAMPEAEAQMSGSLAARVLSAPFMVPGLAGRARYACSGKGILLLENAESLASGDELTVSIAAGAPRDRKSGALQVSPPAQQGGAPRSERRPGDDEHGRRPAPFRRDTREDGNDGTREGNRPAGKGYPDRPSRAPQGDRSQGDNRRGQGGRPPRPHGNDRPQRDDRSGRDDRPRRDDRSGRDDRRGRDDRPDWKGRQDRQGQPDRSNRSDRSERSDRPDRPNQQGRQDRNNRQERPGGQNRKDRGGSSDNRSGGKRPGNNRAGKPSGPRRNKP from the coding sequence ATGTCCGCGAAAGACGATTCTTTTAACGATTCCGATCGGCGTAGCCGCCGTTCCGGCGAGGGCAACAGTCAGCCTCGCCGCCAGACACCGCGCAGAGCTGACGACAGGCCCGTGCGGCGCGATGGCGCGGACGGCAGATTTGCCGGACGCGATGACCGTAACTCTGGCCGTCAGGACGACCGCCGTGATAACCGCCGGGACGGGCGTGCTTCTGACCGCCGTGACGACAGGCCGGGCAGTCGTCCCAACGGTCGGCCTGGCAGCCGCCCCTCCAGAGGGCAGGATGCACGGCGTGATGGGCGGAGAGAAGACCCCCGCGACAATCGCCGTGACGACCGGCGTCCAACTGACCGCCCCGCAGATCGCCGTGACGATCGCCGTCAGGACGGACGTTCGCCCAATGCACCCAGGGACCGCTACGGCAGACCTGCATTCCGGCCTGAAAAGCGCGAGGGCGACAGGGACGTTGCTCCTTCCGGGCAGCGCAACTTCGAGCGCCAGAATCAGCGCCCCGTAGCGCGTTCTTTTGAATTGGGGGCTTGGCCTGCCGCCAGGGCGCTGTTTCCGCCGCTTTCGGCTGAAACCCAGCGTATTCTGGATATGCTGCCCGAAGCCCTGACCAAGGTGTGGCCGCTCAATGCGGGGCACAAGCGCTCGTTGCCCGACGACGTGGCCCAACTCTCGCGCCTTCTAACCACAGAACGTGCCGGGTTGGCGCGTCCGTACTGGAGTTCCCCGGCCTCCATCAGCGCCTATCTGTATTATTTTCTGCCCTGGAATCTCGTGCGCCTTACGCGTCTGCTGGCAAGTCTGCCCCTGGCCGACCCCCGCACAGTGGCTCCGGAGGGTGGCGAGGCTCTGCTGGTGGATGTGGGCTCAGGCCCTCTGACTCTGCCCCTGGCCCTCTGGCTGGCAAGGCCTGAATGGCGCAGCGCCCCTGTGCGGGTGCTGGCTCTGGATACCTCGTCGCAGCCGCTTGAACTGGGCAAAACCCTTATGGAAGTTCTGGGCGAGCTGACGGGCCAGCCCGTATGGCCTGTGCGCGTGGCCCGCGCACCTCTTGATCAGGTTGTGCGGCAGGCCGCCCCGTTGCTTTCTGGCGGGCGCGCCCGCCCGTGGCTGGTCAGCGCCGCCAACGTGCTCAACGAACTGCGTTTTGGCAAAAAGCGTTCACGCGGCGCAAGCGCCATAGAAGACGAGGACGAATTTGATTCGCTGGATGCCGAGGGCATGGATATTGACGGCAATCCCGCTGCGGGCGAGGCCGATGGCGAAAAGCCCGAAGGCTGCCGCGAGGATAGGCTCGACAGCTTCCTTGAATCCCTGTCGCCGCTCTTTGACCATGCGGATTCGCGCGGCCCTGCCCCTGTTGGGCCTTCCCTGCTGTTTGTGGAACCCGGCACACGCCTTGGCGGCTCCACCATCATGCGCTTGCGCCAGCTTGCTGTTGACGGCGGGCTGACTGCCCTTGCGCCCTGTACGCATCAGGCTGATTGCCCGCTGCTGCGCGGTCAGGGCGGGCGCACATGGTGCCACTTTACCTTTGGCAGCGAAGGCGCGCCGCTGTGGCTTGAAGACCTGTCGCAGGCTTCGGGCCTTGGCAAAAGCGGCCTGAGTCTCTCCCCCCTGTTGCTTGCCGCCATGCCCGAGGCAGAAGCGCAAATGTCCGGTTCTCTGGCCGCCAGGGTGCTTTCTGCCCCCTTTATGGTGCCGGGTCTGGCGGGCAGGGCACGCTACGCCTGCTCTGGCAAGGGGATACTGCTGCTGGAAAATGCCGAATCTCTGGCCTCTGGTGATGAACTGACTGTTTCCATTGCTGCTGGCGCACCACGCGACCGTAAAAGTGGCGCCTTGCAGGTGAGCCCCCCGGCGCAGCAGGGCGGAGCCCCCCGGTCTGAGCGCCGCCCCGGTGATGATGAACACGGTCGCAGGCCCGCGCCATTCCGCAGGGACACTAGAGAAGACGGCAATGATGGCACCCGCGAGGGCAACAGGCCCGCAGGAAAGGGGTATCCAGACCGTCCGTCCCGTGCTCCGCAGGGAGACCGCAGTCAGGGGGATAACCGCAGGGGACAGGGCGGGCGTCCGCCTCGGCCTCATGGCAATGACCGTCCTCAGCGTGACGATCGTTCCGGTCGTGACGACAGGCCTCGCCGCGATGATCGTTCGGGCAGGGATGACCGCCGTGGTCGGGACGACCGTCCGGACTGGAAAGGCCGTCAGGATCGGCAGGGTCAGCCAGACCGTTCAAATCGTTCAGATCGCTCTGAGCGTTCGGACAGGCCTGATCGGCCCAATCAGCAGGGGCGCCAAGATCGCAATAACCGTCAGGAAAGACCGGGCGGGCAGAACAGAAAGGACCGTGGAGGCTCTTCGGACAACCGTTCGGGCGGCAAGCGACCTGGCAACAATCGTGCAGGCAAGCCTTCAGGCCCGCGTCGCAACAAACCCTAG
- a CDS encoding vitamin B12-dependent ribonucleotide reductase encodes MLTMPKNLPQPQLKPNTEVVLQKRYLRKDLTGKQVETPRDLFWRVASSIAAEEAKYSQSTCKDDVLARDFYDLMTSWKFLPNSPTLMNAGTDLGQLSACFVLPVGDSIEEIFDAVKYAAMIHKSGGGTGFSFSRLRPKDSRVGSTGGVASGPVSFLRIFNTATEQVKQGGTRRGANMGILRVDHPDILEFIRAKEKEGEFNNFNLSVGLTEVFMRAVENDEHYDLVAPNSGEVINRLRAREIFELLVKKAWQSGDPGIVFLDRINRDNPTPDQGEIESTNPCGEQPLLPYEACNLGSINLSCFYIPGHNDAADPARDCIDWAELKRVVHLSVRFLDNVIDASRFPLDSITETVRRNRKIGLGVMGFADLLYQLEMAYDSQQGLELGERIMAFIQEEGHKASAQLAVERGAFPAYATSVYAKKKLGPYRNATVTTIAPTGTLSIIAGCSSGVEPLFALCFTRNILDGERLVEVNPHFEAALADAGLFSHELMDAVVAKGSIQEMDYLPAKLRKVFVTAMDIAPVWHLRMQAAFQRHTDNAVSKTVNLTNSATEQDIFDIYWLAYQEGCKGVTVYRDGCKSIQVLATGEGQKKMDGESSAEAAQSGPSAVQVGAGVRKRPDIVWGFTQKVPTGLGVMYLTVNEVDGQPFEVFATIGKSGRSITAKAEAIGRLVSLALRSGVHVRDVVAQIKGIGGEHPVFRGKGLLLSIPDAIAWVLEKRYLKDEHIGDVNDLQAQNCPECGEALVFQEGCLICPGCGFSRCG; translated from the coding sequence ATGCTCACAATGCCCAAGAATTTGCCGCAGCCACAGTTGAAGCCCAACACGGAAGTTGTTCTGCAAAAGCGCTATCTGCGCAAGGATCTGACTGGCAAGCAGGTAGAAACCCCGCGTGACCTTTTCTGGCGTGTGGCATCCTCCATTGCCGCCGAAGAAGCCAAGTACAGCCAGTCCACCTGCAAGGACGACGTGCTGGCGCGCGATTTTTATGACCTCATGACCAGCTGGAAATTTTTGCCCAATTCTCCCACGCTCATGAATGCGGGTACTGACCTGGGGCAGCTTTCGGCCTGTTTTGTGCTGCCGGTGGGCGACTCCATTGAAGAAATTTTTGATGCGGTCAAATACGCGGCCATGATCCACAAGTCTGGCGGCGGCACGGGATTTTCTTTTTCGCGCCTGCGCCCCAAGGATAGCCGCGTAGGCTCCACCGGGGGCGTTGCCTCCGGTCCGGTGTCCTTTCTGCGCATCTTCAACACCGCCACAGAACAGGTGAAGCAGGGCGGCACGCGGCGCGGGGCCAATATGGGCATTCTGCGTGTTGATCACCCTGACATTCTTGAATTTATCCGCGCCAAGGAAAAAGAGGGCGAATTCAATAACTTCAACCTTTCCGTGGGCCTGACAGAAGTATTCATGCGCGCCGTGGAAAACGACGAGCATTACGACCTTGTGGCCCCCAATTCCGGCGAAGTTATCAACCGCCTGCGCGCGCGGGAGATTTTTGAGCTGCTGGTCAAAAAGGCCTGGCAGTCGGGCGATCCGGGTATTGTGTTCCTTGACCGCATCAACCGGGACAATCCCACACCCGACCAGGGCGAGATAGAATCTACCAACCCCTGCGGCGAGCAGCCTCTGCTGCCCTACGAAGCTTGCAATCTGGGTTCCATCAACCTTTCGTGCTTTTACATTCCCGGTCACAACGATGCGGCTGACCCTGCCCGCGATTGCATTGACTGGGCCGAGCTTAAGCGCGTGGTGCATCTGTCTGTGCGCTTTCTCGACAATGTCATTGATGCCTCACGCTTCCCGCTGGACAGCATCACCGAAACCGTGCGCAGGAACCGCAAGATCGGCCTTGGCGTCATGGGCTTTGCCGACCTGCTCTATCAGCTTGAAATGGCCTATGATTCGCAGCAGGGCCTTGAACTTGGCGAGCGCATCATGGCCTTTATTCAGGAGGAGGGGCACAAGGCCTCGGCCCAGCTGGCTGTGGAACGCGGGGCCTTCCCTGCCTACGCTACGTCCGTGTATGCAAAAAAGAAGCTTGGCCCCTACCGCAACGCCACGGTAACCACCATTGCGCCCACGGGGACGCTTTCCATCATCGCGGGCTGCTCCTCCGGCGTGGAGCCTCTGTTTGCCCTGTGCTTTACCCGCAACATCCTTGACGGCGAGCGCCTTGTGGAAGTGAACCCTCACTTTGAGGCGGCCCTTGCCGATGCCGGGCTGTTCAGCCACGAGCTTATGGATGCGGTGGTTGCCAAGGGTTCCATTCAGGAAATGGACTACCTGCCCGCCAAGCTGCGCAAGGTCTTTGTTACGGCTATGGATATAGCCCCTGTGTGGCATTTGCGCATGCAGGCGGCCTTTCAGCGCCATACCGATAATGCCGTGTCCAAAACCGTGAACCTGACCAACAGCGCAACGGAACAGGATATTTTTGATATTTACTGGCTGGCCTATCAGGAAGGCTGCAAGGGCGTGACTGTCTACCGTGACGGCTGCAAAAGTATTCAGGTGCTGGCCACGGGCGAAGGGCAAAAGAAAATGGACGGCGAAAGCAGTGCCGAGGCTGCCCAGTCTGGCCCGTCAGCTGTTCAGGTCGGGGCTGGCGTGCGCAAGCGGCCCGACATTGTGTGGGGCTTCACGCAGAAGGTGCCCACCGGGCTTGGCGTGATGTACCTCACCGTCAATGAGGTTGACGGCCAGCCCTTTGAGGTTTTTGCCACAATCGGCAAATCTGGCCGCTCCATCACGGCCAAGGCCGAGGCCATTGGTCGCCTTGTGTCGCTGGCCTTGCGCTCCGGAGTGCACGTGCGCGACGTTGTGGCCCAGATCAAGGGTATCGGCGGCGAGCACCCCGTATTTCGGGGCAAGGGGCTGCTGCTTTCCATCCCCGATGCCATCGCCTGGGTGCTGGAAAAGCGCTATCTCAAGGACGAACACATCGGCGACGTCAACGACCTGCAAGCCCAGAACTGCCCTGAATGCGGCGAAGCGCTGGTATTTCAGGAAGGCTGCCTCATCTGCCCCGGCTGCGGTTTTTCGCGTTGCGGGTAA
- a CDS encoding metal-dependent hydrolase: MKWITHQATAVAAALALHLPWEGVAAACAGAVLPDVLDQRIAGLAPTRRGRQKVFNAIHRGTTHWFGWWMAVCVAAFALSPASLGSLGRDALLGLGFGGLSHVLLDMLTPSGVPLTPFSRQNKLSLKLCSTGSLGEYCFLACVAGATWLFFHEDLLRLTRKLGHGSWF; the protein is encoded by the coding sequence ATGAAATGGATTACGCATCAGGCCACGGCTGTGGCGGCGGCGCTGGCGCTGCATCTTCCCTGGGAGGGCGTGGCGGCGGCTTGCGCGGGCGCGGTGCTGCCCGATGTGCTGGATCAGCGCATTGCTGGCCTCGCCCCCACCCGCAGGGGCCGACAAAAAGTGTTCAACGCCATCCACCGGGGCACAACGCACTGGTTCGGCTGGTGGATGGCGGTTTGCGTGGCGGCTTTTGCCCTGTCGCCTGCCAGCCTTGGTTCTTTGGGCAGAGATGCCCTGCTCGGCCTTGGTTTTGGCGGGCTGAGCCATGTGCTGCTGGATATGCTGACCCCCTCAGGGGTGCCGCTGACGCCCTTTTCGCGCCAGAACAAGCTGTCGCTCAAGCTGTGCTCCACAGGCAGCCTTGGTGAATACTGTTTTCTGGCCTGCGTGGCAGGGGCAACGTGGCTGTTTTTTCACGAAGATCTGCTGCGCCTGACCCGCAAGCTGGGCCACGGAAGCTGGTTCTGA
- a CDS encoding murein biosynthesis integral membrane protein MurJ: MGAAALILAASTVLSRLMGLARDKIISWQFGAGGESDMYFAAFVVPDIINYLLAGGFMSITIIPLLTRRFQEDEADAWRFFSCVFCWMATASTLLTLGGMALAPWLAQAVAPGFTPEQWARLAFFMRIILPAQIFFLCGACVTALLFMRRQFRVPALAPLIYNGAIIAVGLLLPWLATTQTVQAALPAGLLTHMDGMTGYCVGVTLGAALGTFVLPLRVASQQGLRLHMEWRHPLMGKFLLTALPLMLGQTIMMLDEQFLRVFGSLAGDGAVSLLNYARRITQVPVGLVGQAAAVASYPFLVALLAQGDTERFNTTLRTALRASVALIIPCAFCMAATSWPILGVIFQGGRFSLADTLATLPLTRIMLAATPFWIIYMVLVRAYYAHGDTITPAVTGSIMTALCIPMYYWWAVPNGAWAIAALSGLSVSLYVLWLVGIWIRRHGSGAFTGLTGLAARVIFCSLPATAAGWWVSEVCMRSFTLPPILKACVVLMLGSCAFAALFLPLAWQTAPEALEPVLQRLRRRRGTA, from the coding sequence ATGGGCGCAGCCGCGCTCATACTGGCGGCCAGCACTGTTCTTTCGCGCCTTATGGGTCTTGCGCGCGACAAGATCATTTCGTGGCAGTTCGGCGCAGGCGGCGAATCCGATATGTATTTTGCCGCCTTTGTGGTGCCGGACATCATCAATTATCTGCTGGCTGGCGGCTTTATGTCCATCACAATCATCCCCCTGCTGACCCGCAGGTTTCAGGAGGATGAGGCGGATGCATGGCGCTTTTTTTCCTGCGTTTTCTGTTGGATGGCGACTGCCTCCACCCTTCTGACCCTTGGCGGCATGGCCCTTGCGCCCTGGCTGGCGCAGGCGGTGGCCCCCGGCTTTACGCCGGAGCAGTGGGCGCGGTTGGCCTTTTTTATGCGCATCATTCTGCCCGCCCAGATATTCTTTCTATGTGGGGCATGCGTCACGGCCCTGCTGTTCATGCGGCGTCAGTTCCGCGTGCCAGCGCTGGCCCCGCTGATCTATAACGGGGCCATCATTGCCGTGGGCCTGCTGTTGCCCTGGCTGGCAACCACGCAGACTGTGCAGGCCGCTCTGCCAGCAGGCCTGCTGACCCACATGGACGGCATGACCGGCTATTGCGTGGGCGTGACCCTTGGCGCGGCCCTTGGCACCTTTGTACTGCCTCTGCGGGTGGCGTCCCAGCAGGGCCTGCGCCTGCACATGGAATGGCGGCACCCACTCATGGGCAAATTTCTGCTCACGGCCCTGCCCCTCATGCTGGGGCAGACCATCATGATGCTGGACGAACAGTTTTTGCGGGTCTTTGGCAGTCTGGCGGGCGATGGCGCTGTGAGCCTGCTCAACTACGCACGGCGTATCACTCAGGTTCCTGTGGGGTTGGTAGGTCAGGCCGCAGCGGTGGCATCCTATCCCTTTTTGGTGGCGCTGCTGGCGCAGGGCGACACCGAGCGCTTCAACACCACCCTGCGCACGGCCCTTCGGGCCAGCGTTGCCCTTATCATTCCCTGCGCGTTCTGCATGGCGGCCACAAGCTGGCCAATCCTTGGCGTTATTTTTCAGGGCGGACGCTTCAGCCTCGCAGACACGCTGGCTACCCTGCCGCTCACGCGCATCATGCTGGCCGCCACGCCCTTCTGGATTATCTACATGGTGCTGGTGCGAGCCTACTACGCCCACGGCGACACCATCACCCCGGCTGTGACCGGCAGCATCATGACGGCGCTGTGCATACCCATGTATTACTGGTGGGCTGTTCCCAACGGGGCGTGGGCTATCGCGGCCCTTTCGGGCCTGAGCGTGAGCCTCTACGTGCTCTGGCTGGTAGGCATATGGATTCGCCGCCACGGCAGCGGGGCCTTTACTGGTCTGACAGGGCTGGCAGCGCGGGTAATTTTTTGCAGTCTGCCCGCCACGGCTGCGGGCTGGTGGGTCTCTGAGGTCTGCATGCGCTCGTTTACGCTGCCCCCCATACTCAAGGCCTGCGTGGTGCTGATGCTGGGCAGTTGCGCCTTTGCGGCCCTGTTTCTGCCCCTTGCATGGCAGACCGCGCCCGAAGCTCTGGAGCCAGTACTGCAAAGGCTGCGGCGCAGACGCGGCACAGCCTGA